CGGGTGGCCCGACCGCCCGGCCACCCGCCCACGTCGACGTGGTGTGTCGCCGCGCGGCCGGCGGGATGCATAAAGAGTTTTGCTCCGCTCGGTCGAACGCGCGGTATGACCGACTACACGGTCGAGTTCGTCAACACGGGCGAGACGATCACCGTCTCCGACACGGAGACGATCCTCCGCGCGTGTCTCGACGCCGGCATCGCCCAGGAGTACTCCTGTCGCGTCGGGATGTGTCTCGCCTGTTCGGCCGAGATCCTCGACGGAGAGGTGAC
This Salinigranum marinum DNA region includes the following protein-coding sequences:
- a CDS encoding 2Fe-2S iron-sulfur cluster-binding protein, with translation MTDYTVEFVNTGETITVSDTETILRACLDAGIAQEYSCRVGMCLACSAEILDGEVTQPAAHALTDEEQESYALTCMARPQSDLKLDRGSYPPSIDTDGAAVDSAAADD